In one window of Astyanax mexicanus isolate ESR-SI-001 chromosome 18, AstMex3_surface, whole genome shotgun sequence DNA:
- the ghsra gene encoding growth hormone secretagogue receptor a — protein MPAGTTNRSDCARCTVPGAPGHHQQQPPPPPLALFPVPALVAATVACAVLFVAGVAGNLTTIVVVSRYRDMRTTTNLYLRSMALSDLLVFACMPLDLQRVWRYRPWPLGGAVCKLFHFVSESCTHCTALSIAALSVHRYLAVRFPLHAKVAVTRRRVRAVILALWAVSACSAAPVLALVGVEEGGGLELGHENDTGDESWSANWTLNGTGSWSWSASECTATRRAVESGLLSAVVCVSGALVALPALCLCVLYTLIGRKLSRGRRADARSSAREKSHRQSVKLLAVVVLAFVLCWIPFHVVRFLISTSSAAGSPIMSLISQYCSLISFVLFYLSAAINPILYNIMSEKYRAAVCRLFGIQGRQRRGASVTRAESCPGLNESTVSL, from the exons ATGCCCGCGGGCACCACCAACCGCTCGGACTGCGCGCGCTGCACCGTCCCGGGGGCCCCGgggcaccaccagcagcagccacCCCCTCCACCGCTCGCGCTTTTCCCCGTGCCCGCGCTGGTGGCCGCTACGGTGGCGTGCGCCGTGCTGTTCGTGGCTGGAGTGGCGGGAAACCTGACGACCATCGTGGTGGTGAGTCGGTACCGGGACATGCGCACCACCACCAACCTTTACCTGCGCAGCATGGCTCTCTCCGACCTCCTGGTGTTCGCGTGCATGCCGCTGGACCTGCAGCGCGTGTGGCGCTACCGGCCGTGGCCGCTGGGCGGCGCAGTCTGCAAGCTGTTCCACTTCGTGAGCGAGAGCTGCACGCACTGCACGGCGCTCAGCATCGCGGCTCTGAGCGTGCACCGCTACCTGGCCGTGCGCTTCCCCCTGCACGCCAAGGTGGCCGTGACGCGCCGCCGCGTGCGCGCCGTCATCCTCGCGCTGTGGGCCGTGAGCGCCTGCAGCGCCGCGCCCGTGCTCGCGCTGGTGGGAGTGGAGGAGGGCGGCGGGCTCGAGCTCGGACACGAAAACGACACCGGCGACGAGAGCTGGAGCGCGAACTGGACCCTGAACGGCAccgggagctggagctggagcgcgAGCGAGTGCACGGCCACGCGGCGCGCGGTGGAGTCCGGGCTGCTCTCCGCTGTGGTGTGCGTCAGCGGTGCGCTCGTGGCGCTGCCCGCGCTCTGCCTGTGCGTGCTGTACACCCTGATCGGCCGGAAGCTGAGCCGGGGACGGCGCGCGGACGCGCGGAGCTCCGCGAGGGAAAAGAGCCACAGACAGAGCGTGAAGCtactgg CCGTGGTGGTGTTGGCCTTCGTGCTGTGCTGGATCCCCTTCCACGTGGTCCGGTTTCTGATCTCCACCTCGTCGGCCGCCGGTTCTCCGATCATGTCTCTGATCAGTCAGTACTGCAGCCTCATCTCCTTCGTGCTGTTTTACCTCAGCGCTGCCATCAACCCCATCCTCTACAACATCATGTCCGAGAAGTACAGGGCCGCCGTGTGCCGCCTGTTCGGGATCCAGGGGCGCCAGCGCCGGGGAGCGTCCGTCACGAGGGCTGAGAGCTGCCCGGGACTCAACGAATCCACCGTCAGCCTGTGA